In Argopecten irradians isolate NY chromosome 11, Ai_NY, whole genome shotgun sequence, one DNA window encodes the following:
- the LOC138335500 gene encoding peptidoglycan-recognition protein SC2-like, with protein MCSGSASRRCCVPSSDPCSAIGGICQDDHLYCSGSYFTGKCNGGSTNRCCTSHHTEGASNSICDNIHVISRDTWGARRPAQRTTLGHSVNLFFVHHTAGRTCHTETECASVLKGVQNYHMDTRGYSDIGYSFLIGQDGQVYEGRGWGVVGAHTLHYNSCAYAASFMGNFMETLPPESALNAAKALAQCGVEKGYIKGTYSLFGHRDVGTTECPGDNLYKEIRNWTRYNSTRMATIQC; from the exons ATGTGTTCCGGATCTGCCTCAAGGAGATGTTGTGTGCCATCATCAg ATCCATGTAGTGCGATAGGAGGGATCTGTCAGGACGACCATCTTTACTGTTCTGGATCGTACTTCACAGGGAAGTGTAATGGAGGCTCCACTAATCGGTGCTGCACATCTCACCACACag AAGGAGCTTCAAATTCAATCTGCGACAACATACATGTGATTAGCCGCGACACATGGGGTGCAAGAAGGCCAGCTCAGCGAACGACATTGGGACATAGTGTTAATCTGTTCTTTGTTCACCACACGGCAGGTCGAACGTGTCATACGGAAACTGAATGTGCAAGCGTGCTCAAAGGTGTTCAaaattaccacatggatactagAG GTTATAGTGACATAGGTTAcagttttctgattggtcaggaTGGACAAGTGTATGAGGGGAGAGGCTGGGGAGTTGTAGGCGCCCATACACTGCACTACAACAGCTGCGCATACGCGGCGTCCTTCATGGGAAACTTCATGGAGACGCTACCTCCCGAGAGCGCCCTGAACGCCGCAAAGGCACTGGCCCAGTGCGGAGTCGAAAAAGGTTACATCAAGGGGACTTACAGCCTCTTTGGTCACCGAGACGTTGGGACTACAGAGTGTCCAGGAGATAATCTATATAAAGAGATTAGAAACTGGACTAGGTATAACTCTACTCGCATGGCGACCATACAATGTTAA
- the LOC138335502 gene encoding peptidoglycan recognition protein-like, whose product MNKMMMSFPKLLLVVTMGFSLIVGGTSDRICDNIHVISRDDWGARSPTTRSGLSDPVNMFFVHHTATDTCDDVSSCSSILRGIQNYHINDKEWSDIGYSFLIGGDGQVYEGRGWGVEGAHTYNYNRRGYAVSFIGNFETTLPSTRARNAARALIQCGVDKGHINEDYTLHGHRDADRRVHPTVCPGQRLYDEISTWPHFDSNVPR is encoded by the exons ATGAACAAGATGATGATGTCGTTTCCAAAGTTGTTGCTGGTGGTGACTATGGGTTTCTCCTTAATTGTTG GAGGGACCTCGGATCGAATCTGCGACAACATACATGTGATTAGCCGTGACGATTGGGGCGCAAGAAGTCCAACAACCAGAAGTGGACTGTCTGATCCAGTGAACATGTTCTTTGTCCATCATACAGCTACCGACACATGTGATGATGTTAGCAGTTGTTCTAGTATTCTTCGAGGTATTCAAAACTACCACATTAACGACAAAG agTGGAGTGATATCGGCTACAGTTTTCTGATTGGTGGAGACGGGCAAGTGTATGAGGGAAGAGGCTGGGGAGTCGAGGGAGCccatacatataattataaccGCCGAGGCTACGCTGTCTCCTTCATCGGAAACTTTGAAACGACTCTACCTTCTACCCGCGCACGCAACGCAGCTAGAGCACTGATCCAATGCGGAGTCGATAAGGGACACATCAATGAAGACTACACCTTACATGGACATCGTGATGCCGATAGAAGGGTTCACCCAACAGTCTGCCCTGGACAGAGACTTTATGACGAGATTAGTACATGGCCCCATTTTGACAGCAATGTGCCGCGATGA